The Carassius gibelio isolate Cgi1373 ecotype wild population from Czech Republic chromosome B11, carGib1.2-hapl.c, whole genome shotgun sequence genomic sequence TTCATCGTCCAATCAAGTCTTGTGCATTTGTTTCTGCTGACTATCCTGCAGTGAATTAACAACCTATAGCAGTTTTGTTATGTGATTTAGACATTTTAACTATttctatttagatttaatttatctcttagatttatttattttttatttttaacctaaACTTATTCAGTTCGTTGCAACATGTCTAATTTTtgcttttcatctaatatttaaattttttgttttagttaaattttatgtgcgtttgtattttttttaatattgcaatttaagtttgacatatttttatttactttattattttatttagtgattCAACCTAAAGTTCAACAGTTTTcgtatgcattttttatttattttttaaaaaaagtttttcgtATTCATCAtcattttctttcaaaatgttTGCTGAGGATGCAAAAGCAGAAAATTAAACCTGATCCAATTTTTATTTTACGACGGATGAATTTTCGGAGGCAGTGTGTGATTGGTACAACGTGAAgtcgtatttattttttaacgcgTGAAAATTTTTGGATAAGAAGATAAGAAGTGTGCCAAGATCTTAAATTGCCAacgaaacatttcttatttttatttttgtttaagtttttaaacaaatatttatattttattttataatttagttcCTTGCACACCGACTCCGAAATGTTCATACGTGATCTTTCATTGTTTTTACAGATTCGTCACCCTTTCCtatcaaaatgttttttctgCGGAAAATCAAACCTGTTCCGATTTTTTTTTACGACAGACAAAAGTTTTGAaggcagtgtgtaaacatgattgaGTTCGTACTGTATTCATTCAAGTGTCAAAATTTCGTAAAAATCAAAGAAAGAGTGTGCaaagtaattttgtttttattaataataataataataataaatcttaagtTTACTTAactgaactaaaacaaaacaaaaatgtaatctataatatatattagattttttattttattttatttctgatttatttaaattaacacttttaccATCCAATCAAGTCCTGTCCATTTAATTTAACTGAATGTGAATATAAAGTTTCAGAATGAAATCTTCAGAACTGTTTTGTATTGATTTCTACACCTGTTTTCTGATCTTCAGAGCACATCTCGGTGCCCTCGTTATCGTTTACGGTCTTCTCCAACGGCTCGGGCCTAACAGCCAACATCAGCTGTCGATCTGAGCGTGGATCTCCGCCCGTGACGTTCAGACTGATGTTGGACGGACTGGAGCTGAATGTGAAGCGAGTGGATTCACTAGAGGCCTGGTTCGTTCTGCCGATCTCTGTGGGTCTGGATCTGGGAGTCGCTCAATGTGAAGCACAAACAGAAACCCAGCAGCTGCTGTCGGATCCAGAGCGTTTACTTGTAGGTGAGTTTGTTCCTTGATTCTAATTCTTAGATTTGTGTGTAACGTTTTCAGAAAAGAGGCAATGTTTTGAAAACGTGTGTAACATGCAGCTGGCCACTGTTTGTGTTAGttccagtaggtggcgctgtgcgTGTCACAGTGATGTACCTTCATGACGCTGACGGGATGGTGTCAGCCGCTCGGCTCACATGCGTCCCAGACAGAGGAACGTTTCCCACGTTCTCCTGGCATCTGAACCATTCCTCCCTTCCAGCAGAGGGCGCTCACGCGGTCACTCATCATGGTCAGATCTTGATCCTCACAGAAGTCAGTGCTGGGTTTTACGGCTGCAGGGCGAGGGACAGTTTTAACGACAGCTCACTCTGGGTGAAGAGCGAGGACATCTTTATTCAGAAGAGAGGTGAGCGCGTCCTTCACCTCCAGTCCGTTTCCAGAAAGACGCAGAAGTTGATGAGGCTTTTGTTTGTTCTTGCACAGATTTGTCGGCGACACCCATGGAGGTCATTGCTTTGGTTTTCTGTGGTTTCCTGTCGATTGTGATTGTGTTTTGCTCGTTCTTTATGTTCTGGTGCTCCAAGCGCAGAAACAACACCTGCAAACATCACAGTAACCGTGAGTCCACTCACTTCATCATGTGTAAACAGGAAACGTTCTCAGAACGTTTGGTTAATGTTCTGGAAATGTTCTCTCGAAGTTATGAATAAAAATGCGCTTCCAGTAACATTGATAGAACATTCATTCAAAGAGATCTTAACACAAATACATACCGTCATTCAAGTGTGACATTCATccaatgttttttacatttttataaatttttctttttactataattttcatatatttttaattgtaacacTTATTATTGGCAACTGTCAAAGttctgaaaaaaattattctatTAATGTTAATAGAATGTTCACGCAAAGTTATTTTCCttcttttactattttatttataacatttattactGCCAACTCTTTTTAtgctctttaataatgttctcaaatgTTACGATTATTTATAAATCGTTCATGGATcatttttctgaaacattttagaTGAATATTTTCAAAAAGGAAAATACTTAAAGCTAACATGGAATGTTCTCAGAACGTTTGCTTAATGTTCTAgaaaggttctctcaaagttatgaataAACGTTCTTCTAGGAACGTTAAAAGAACGTTTGTATAGCGTTacctggtctttaataatgtccTCAACACATTAGCAATATTTACACTAATGgtcaaaagtaaataaatgtttcttgagcagtaaatcattatattattctgatttctgaagatcatgtgacactgaagactggaggaatgatgctgaaaatacagcggagcatcacagaaataaattacactttaatagagattcacacagaaaactgttattttaaatagtaaaaatatttcacaattttacaaataaatgcagtcttggtgagcagaagagacttactgtacagtaaaaatcttactgttcttACAACtgatttaatagtttttttagcATCAATACTAGCTTCAGATGGTTCAGGGAACACTCTGAAATATTGTTTTCATAACATAAGCAAAAAGACTGAACATGTATTTGTTAGCATTGTCAGAGAGTACGTTTCACGCTGTTCTTTCTCTTTTGGTCAGAGGACGTGATCCAGTCTGAGATGACAACGTGAGTCTGGTTTAGTCTCTCTTCAGCTTCATTCAGGTTCGATGCTGCTGTAATAAATGCTTTTCGTCTGTTCCTCTCTGCAGAATGGACACTCCTGTAGTTTCCTCTGAACCTCAACCTGAGGAAATGAAAACCGTCATCATGGAGTTTGCTTCCTAGAGATCCAGACCAGACCTGgagccagtgtcctgcagagacGTCTCAGAGATCCTGAACtctttgattagctggttcagatgTGTTTAGTTAAGCTCAAAGACGAACTCTGACTGGACATCCATCACTACTGTGCCATTTTATGTTTTCTATCAATGAGATTGTAAGGCTTTTATATAGCTaccaaataaatgtttcatttaccAAATGCTTTCTACTGGATACTGATTCCCAACACAAACATCTCTCTTAAGACAGcttttatatttacttatatagttatgttcatattttgttgtttaaatctAATCCTTTAAAAAGTGGCTGTCATAAAAAcctaaataatgttaaataatgatgcCGTTGcgtaaaaaatattgaatatcgAGTTCATGCTCATATAAGGGGTTTTACTTACCTCTTTACGCGGTTGACACAATGTTTGAACGATTACATTAGACATGATTTAATTCAGTGAGATGTTCGGTTTCTTTCAACATAACTTCTGAtgatcattcatgtttattttgtgctataactagtagtaaagaggaagaggtG encodes the following:
- the LOC127968565 gene encoding neogenin isoform X1, whose amino-acid sequence is MMAGSLRFLLLSLCVLLEPVTEIGSLLLKPVLSGPSEAYVRSEVQFDCAVPGWSSPLTYELYKDAGDVIAAENNVKATFTLQVNEESKGEYYCRLTAGGQTSNSIHFQAVIPVLGVRLSSDPDPAILYEGQKLVLRCLVRKGTHLSFTWYHNKQEVNSSSELHRLSGDSLTMDRVTEMHAGIYSCTARNQMTVNPRFSSSQSLHVTVRKHISVPSLSFTVFSNGSGLTANISCRSERGSPPVTFRLMLDGLELNVKRVDSLEAWFVLPISVGLDLGVAQCEAQTETQQLLSDPERLLVVPVGGAVRVTVMYLHDADGMVSAARLTCVPDRGTFPTFSWHLNHSSLPAEGAHAVTHHGQILILTEVSAGFYGCRARDSFNDSSLWVKSEDIFIQKRDLSATPMEVIALVFCGFLSIVIVFCSFFMFWCSKRRNNTCKHHSNQDVIQSEMTTMDTPVVSSEPQPEEMKTVIMEFAS
- the LOC127968565 gene encoding neogenin isoform X2 — protein: MMAGSLRFLLLSLCVLLEPVTEIGSLLLKPVLSGPSEAYVRSEVQFDCAVPGWSSPLTYELYKDAGDVIAAENNVKATFTLQVNEESKGEYYCRLTAGGQTSNSIHFQAVIPVLGVRLSSDPDPAILYEGQKLVLRCLVRKGTHLSFTWYHNKQEVNSSSELHRLSGDSLTMDRVTEMHAGIYSCTARNQMTVNPRFSSSQSLHVTVRKHISVPSLSFTVFSNGSGLTANISCRSERGSPPVTFRLMLDGLELNVKRVDSLEAWFVLPISVGLDLGVAQCEAQTETQQLLSDPERLLVVPVGGAVRVTVMYLHDADGMVSAARLTCVPDRGTFPTFSWHLNHSSLPAEGAHAVTHHGQILILTEVSAGFYGCRARDSFNDSSLWVKSEDIFIQKRDLSATPMEVIALVFCGFLSIVIVFCSFFMFWCSKRRNNTCKHHSNPLSESTFHAVLSLLVRGRDPV
- the LOC127968565 gene encoding neogenin isoform X3, translated to MMAGSLRFLLLSLCVLLEPVTEIGSLLLKPVLSGPSEAYVRSEVQFDCAVPGWSSPLTYELYKDAGDVIAAENNVKATFTLQVNEESKGEYYCRLTAGGQTSNSIHFQAVIPVLGVRLSSDPDPAILYEGQKLVLRCLVRKGTHLSFTWYHNKQEVNSSSELHRLSGDSLTMDRVTEMHAGIYSCTARNQMTVNPRFSSSQSLHVTVRKHISVPSLSFTVFSNGSGLTANISCRSERGSPPVTFRLMLDGLELNVKRVDSLEAWFVLPISVGLDLGVAQCEAQTETQQLLSDPERLLVVPVGGAVRVTVMYLHDADGMVSAARLTCVPDRGTFPTFSWHLNHSSLPAEGAHAVTHHGQILILTEVSAGFYGCRARDSFNDSSLWVKSEDIFIQKRDLSATPMEVIALVFCGFLSIVIVFCSFFMFWCSKRRNNTCKHHSNQWTLL